Proteins from one Methanococcus maripaludis C5 genomic window:
- the rpsB gene encoding 30S ribosomal protein S2 translates to MSDENLLTTLDTYLASGIHIGTQQKTEDMRRFIYRVRADGLYVLDVRKTDERLRLAAKFLSNYEPEDIMAVTRRVYSVGPLKEFGKVTGINTVAGRFVPGTLTNPSAKKFAEPEVLFLSDPRVDKQALKEAIEIGIPVIGMCDTEHLTSHIDFIIPTNNKGRKSVSLMYYLIAREYMKNRGLIGEEVPFSYDQFLEKAMNVKVKMNPSNRQRGRFQRRRR, encoded by the coding sequence ATGTCAGATGAAAATCTATTGACAACCTTAGACACCTATTTGGCGTCAGGGATACACATCGGTACTCAGCAAAAAACTGAAGATATGAGAAGATTTATCTACAGAGTAAGGGCTGACGGATTATACGTTTTAGATGTTAGAAAAACTGATGAAAGATTAAGACTCGCTGCTAAATTCTTATCAAACTACGAGCCTGAAGACATCATGGCCGTTACAAGAAGAGTTTACTCAGTAGGTCCTTTAAAAGAATTCGGAAAAGTTACAGGAATAAACACGGTAGCTGGAAGGTTCGTTCCAGGTACATTAACAAACCCATCAGCTAAAAAATTCGCTGAACCAGAAGTTTTGTTTTTGAGCGACCCTAGAGTTGACAAACAAGCATTAAAAGAAGCAATCGAAATTGGAATCCCTGTTATCGGTATGTGTGATACAGAACACTTAACCTCACACATCGATTTCATCATCCCAACAAACAACAAAGGTAGAAAATCAGTATCATTAATGTACTACCTTATTGCAAGAGAATACATGAAAAACAGAGGACTTATTGGCGAAGAAGTTCCATTCTCATACGACCAGTTCCTCGAAAAAGCAATGAACGTTAAAGTAAAAATGAACCCTTCAAACAGACAAAGAGGAAGGTTCCAAAGAAGAAGAAGATAA
- a CDS encoding Na/Pi cotransporter family protein: MEFALIAGVLGGLALFIYGMNLMGNGLQKVAGDGLKRLIEVLTKNKYLGVLVGTVVTMLIQSSSATTVMVVGFVNASLMNLSQAIGVIMGANIGTTVTAQLVAFKLTDIAPLIVAIGVILQLISKKRKHSDIAEVLIGFGILFIGMHTMSSVLKPLAGEPFFTDLLMNLENPVLGLLVGLGMTLMIQSSSATIGLLIAVASTGALSLLVAFPILFGDNIGTCVTALLSSIGANRTAKRAALMHLLFNVTGALIFMVLIYTTPLISWIQSLSAGSIERQIANAHTIFNVTNTLIMLPFAGFFVYAVEKLIPIKDYEKEFMPVKHLDSRIIEEMPSIAIGLGIKEVVEMGKFVRENLRLAKDAFVTKNVQIIKEVHEKEAIIDTMAHEITNHLIELSNQEISDSQKLKITSLISNVTSLERIGDLAEDIADHAENVMEDNIEFTDTAIEEINVMFDKVMTALETAIEAFETEDEVLIERVTFLEDEVDNLEKTFRKKHIKRLNSKECAPKASIIFLDIIGYLERISDHAVKIATGLEDEEFDA; encoded by the coding sequence ATGGAATTTGCGTTGATTGCAGGGGTCCTTGGAGGACTTGCATTATTCATTTACGGAATGAATTTAATGGGTAATGGGCTTCAAAAAGTTGCGGGAGATGGATTAAAACGACTTATTGAAGTTTTAACTAAAAATAAATACCTTGGCGTGTTGGTTGGAACTGTTGTAACGATGTTGATTCAAAGCAGCAGTGCAACAACGGTTATGGTTGTTGGTTTCGTTAATGCATCATTAATGAACCTCAGTCAAGCAATTGGGGTCATCATGGGTGCAAATATAGGTACTACAGTTACTGCACAGCTTGTAGCATTTAAATTAACAGATATTGCGCCATTGATTGTTGCAATTGGGGTCATTTTACAACTTATTTCAAAAAAACGAAAACATTCAGATATTGCAGAAGTTTTGATTGGTTTTGGTATTTTATTTATTGGAATGCACACGATGTCAAGTGTATTAAAACCGCTTGCAGGAGAACCATTCTTTACAGATCTATTAATGAATCTTGAAAATCCAGTTCTTGGATTACTTGTTGGACTTGGAATGACGCTTATGATTCAAAGCAGTAGTGCTACGATCGGACTTTTGATTGCAGTAGCGTCTACTGGAGCATTAAGCCTTTTGGTTGCATTTCCGATATTATTTGGTGACAACATCGGAACTTGTGTTACGGCACTTCTTTCGAGTATCGGTGCAAACAGGACTGCAAAAAGAGCTGCTCTTATGCACTTGCTCTTTAACGTTACAGGTGCACTGATATTCATGGTTTTGATCTATACAACCCCTTTAATTTCATGGATTCAAAGTTTGAGTGCAGGAAGTATTGAAAGACAAATTGCAAACGCGCACACAATATTTAACGTTACAAACACGCTTATAATGCTCCCATTTGCAGGATTTTTCGTCTATGCAGTTGAAAAACTAATTCCAATAAAAGATTATGAAAAAGAATTCATGCCTGTAAAACATCTTGATTCAAGGATTATTGAGGAGATGCCGTCAATTGCGATCGGACTTGGAATAAAAGAAGTTGTAGAGATGGGAAAGTTCGTACGTGAAAATCTAAGACTTGCAAAAGATGCTTTTGTAACTAAAAACGTTCAAATTATCAAAGAAGTGCATGAGAAAGAAGCAATTATAGACACGATGGCCCATGAAATTACAAACCATTTAATTGAACTTTCAAACCAAGAAATTTCGGACAGTCAAAAATTAAAAATCACGAGTCTCATCAGTAACGTTACAAGCCTTGAGAGAATCGGGGACCTTGCAGAAGATATTGCTGATCATGCTGAAAACGTAATGGAAGATAATATTGAGTTTACCGATACTGCAATTGAAGAAATCAACGTCATGTTTGATAAGGTAATGACCGCTTTAGAGACTGCAATCGAAGCTTTTGAGACTGAAGACGAAGTATTAATCGAAAGAGTAACTTTCCTCGAAGATGAAGTTGACAATCTTGAAAAAACATTTAGAAAAAAACATATTAAAAGATTAAATTCCAAAGAATGTGCCCCAAAAGCGAGCATTATATTTTTGGATATTATCGGATACCTTGAAAGAATATCTGACCACGCTGTAAAAATTGCAACAGGCCTTGAAGACGAAGAATTTGATGCATAA
- a CDS encoding DUF2115 domain-containing protein → MKSRKFFSKLKEESYDVSIFDLMNAKVYLEKDMAYLPEDYKKGYLEDFFTFFPEVLKEIRNKTEEELEDFEIEEEEIRKVDLRLFSMGSKRTGRDSYEKLVKTVINYLIFINKRPLHALTTRFPGGKQIIEKNGNYYCPIKNAQSNELSICEFCICKDLNEL, encoded by the coding sequence ATGAAAAGCCGAAAATTTTTCTCTAAACTTAAGGAAGAGTCATATGACGTAAGCATCTTTGATTTAATGAATGCAAAAGTGTATTTAGAAAAAGATATGGCTTATTTACCTGAAGATTATAAAAAAGGATATCTTGAAGATTTTTTTACTTTTTTTCCAGAAGTTTTGAAGGAAATAAGGAATAAAACTGAAGAAGAACTCGAAGATTTTGAAATCGAAGAAGAAGAAATAAGAAAAGTTGATTTAAGACTTTTTAGTATGGGTTCTAAACGAACTGGTAGGGATTCTTACGAAAAACTTGTAAAAACTGTCATAAATTATTTAATTTTTATAAATAAAAGGCCACTTCACGCATTAACAACGAGATTTCCTGGTGGAAAGCAGATAATTGAAAAAAACGGAAATTATTACTGTCCAATAAAAAATGCACAATCAAATGAACTTTCCATTTGCGAATTTTGTATTTGTAAAGACTTAAATGAACTTTAA
- a CDS encoding TIGR00267 family protein, protein MEIKEVLKNFKNEFDTRYVVRGLIDGSLSTLGVVIGASGGETSIIVAAGIGGGIANGISNILGALTAERAMIEEEREKKEKSLLIGNGNLKGTHEYQYKINKTMYSGTYDGLSTCLGAVIPVIPFFVFDPGFALIIAVALTLLILLGLGIFIGKLSRDNLITSGLKMVLGGVIVAVICFVVEKIFG, encoded by the coding sequence GTGGAAATTAAGGAAGTTTTAAAAAATTTCAAAAATGAATTTGATACAAGATATGTCGTGAGAGGTTTAATCGATGGCTCCCTTTCAACACTTGGTGTCGTTATCGGCGCAAGCGGTGGGGAAACTTCGATAATCGTTGCAGCGGGAATTGGCGGGGGAATTGCAAACGGTATATCAAATATACTTGGAGCATTAACTGCAGAACGTGCAATGATCGAAGAAGAACGGGAGAAAAAAGAAAAAAGCCTTTTAATTGGTAATGGAAATTTAAAAGGAACTCACGAATACCAGTACAAAATAAATAAAACAATGTACAGTGGAACGTATGATGGATTATCAACCTGTTTAGGGGCAGTAATTCCTGTAATTCCATTTTTCGTGTTTGATCCGGGTTTTGCTTTAATAATTGCAGTAGCACTCACATTACTGATACTTTTAGGTCTTGGAATATTCATCGGAAAGCTTTCAAGAGACAACCTCATAACTTCGGGGTTAAAAATGGTCCTTGGAGGAGTAATTGTTGCCGTTATATGCTTTGTTGTCGAAAAAATCTTTGGATAG
- a CDS encoding SulP family inorganic anion transporter, which produces MNEKINTNETKDLKNKIVELVIPKNGSVKNDVLSGLTVALALVPEAIAFSFILGIDPTIGLYAAFIMGIVTALIGGRPGMISGATGAVAVIFAPLVISKVQTSGMESALGHLFIAVLFMGIIQVFFGISKVGKFVRLIPHPVMLGFVNGLAIIIFLSQLGQFYGADGNLLPWPILSVMLILIVITMIIAIYLPKITRAVPATLVAIITVTIISYFLNNAGYTVLTVLDFIKSIEPLKTTLAVSVPSFALPNVPLNWDTVKTVLPYSFLAACVGLIESLMTLRLIDELTETRGRSNRECIGQGIANILNGFFGGMGGCAMIGQSMINIRGGGRGRLSGISAAILLLIFIVWGAPIIEMIPLAALVGVMFIVVIGTFEWSSFRILKKIPSSDAAIIAVVSIMTVVFNLATAVFLGIILAALVFAWNRGKDIWASTKSMKNKKVYMLHGPLFFASTSKFKSLFDYQNDPIDVVIDFNKSRVYDHSAIEAINSVAEKYTQHGKQLHLLNLSRDCDKLIKKADNIVEVSILDNLIWHVADDELE; this is translated from the coding sequence ATGAATGAAAAAATAAACACGAATGAAACAAAGGATTTAAAAAATAAAATAGTTGAATTGGTAATTCCAAAAAATGGAAGTGTAAAAAATGATGTACTCTCAGGTTTAACCGTAGCGTTGGCACTGGTTCCGGAAGCAATTGCATTTTCATTTATTCTTGGAATTGACCCAACAATCGGCCTTTATGCTGCTTTTATTATGGGAATTGTAACCGCACTAATTGGTGGACGTCCGGGAATGATAAGTGGAGCTACGGGTGCTGTTGCAGTTATTTTTGCCCCATTGGTAATTTCAAAAGTCCAAACTAGCGGAATGGAGTCTGCACTTGGACATCTTTTTATTGCAGTACTCTTCATGGGAATTATTCAAGTATTTTTTGGAATATCTAAGGTAGGAAAATTCGTAAGGCTTATTCCACATCCTGTAATGCTCGGATTTGTAAACGGACTTGCAATAATAATATTTTTATCCCAACTCGGGCAGTTTTACGGTGCAGATGGAAATTTACTTCCATGGCCGATTCTTTCAGTAATGCTCATTTTAATTGTAATAACAATGATAATTGCAATATACTTGCCAAAAATCACTCGTGCAGTTCCTGCAACGCTTGTAGCAATAATTACTGTAACTATAATTTCGTATTTCTTAAATAATGCAGGATACACAGTTTTAACAGTACTTGATTTTATAAAATCGATAGAACCACTAAAAACAACGCTTGCAGTTTCAGTTCCTTCATTTGCGTTGCCAAATGTTCCGCTAAATTGGGATACCGTTAAAACAGTACTTCCTTATTCATTTTTAGCTGCATGTGTTGGACTAATTGAATCATTGATGACTTTAAGGTTAATTGATGAACTAACTGAAACGCGCGGTAGAAGTAACAGGGAATGTATCGGTCAGGGTATTGCAAACATCTTAAATGGATTCTTTGGTGGAATGGGCGGCTGTGCAATGATTGGTCAAAGTATGATAAATATTCGAGGTGGCGGGCGTGGCAGGCTTTCAGGAATTTCCGCTGCAATATTGTTATTGATATTTATCGTATGGGGCGCTCCAATAATTGAAATGATTCCGCTTGCAGCACTTGTTGGAGTCATGTTTATCGTTGTAATCGGTACATTTGAATGGTCCAGCTTTAGAATATTGAAAAAAATCCCAAGTTCTGACGCAGCAATTATTGCAGTTGTTTCAATCATGACTGTTGTATTTAATCTTGCAACAGCAGTATTTTTAGGAATTATATTAGCTGCACTCGTTTTTGCATGGAACCGGGGAAAAGATATATGGGCAAGTACAAAATCTATGAAGAACAAAAAGGTATACATGCTTCACGGCCCTTTGTTTTTTGCATCAACATCGAAATTCAAAAGCCTGTTTGATTACCAAAATGACCCGATTGATGTTGTTATCGACTTTAACAAATCTCGGGTTTACGACCATTCTGCAATCGAAGCAATAAATAGTGTTGCAGAGAAATATACTCAACATGGGAAGCAATTGCATCTCCTTAATTTAAGCAGGGATTGTGATAAGTTAATTAAAAAAGCAGATAACATTGTAGAAGTCAGTATTCTCGATAATTTGATATGGCATGTTGCCGATGATGAATTAGAATAA
- a CDS encoding KEOPS complex subunit Pcc1, with translation MIFMKIDFEMTYNSKKEIVNSLKVDDVDDGLIIDTKFDNEEIKVNIKTNSVGSLKNILDDFFVNYELAENIVNLKK, from the coding sequence ATGATTTTTATGAAAATAGATTTTGAAATGACTTACAATTCAAAAAAGGAAATTGTAAACAGCTTAAAAGTTGACGATGTAGACGATGGACTTATAATTGACACTAAATTTGATAATGAAGAGATTAAAGTGAATATTAAAACTAATTCAGTCGGCTCTTTAAAAAATATACTCGATGACTTTTTTGTAAATTACGAACTTGCAGAAAATATTGTAAATCTCAAAAAATAA
- a CDS encoding phosphoadenosine phosphosulfate reductase family protein yields the protein MEKIKGKNTVNCEICLHNSKTRPMYKHEGKNICIECLNALKFPRNFEEMKNEVMEYLDELRIRNNKYNCILGFSGGKDSVVALYLLVKELRIRPLCVTVDNGYLAEEALTNCKNIAKYFGVDWLVINKDFTKFFKETISKGESPCRVCSDMNMHEIWQFARQTNIDTIVTGHELPFGTTAIREMKKGINMLRLLVAYKLTEEDRYNILKEIPWEKPDLGGYTTNCLVLAPALVEFKKKHGFNFEYDRVSAMIRYGLMTREEAEEALKCPEVSDEIYEELKKRGLDFKNLKE from the coding sequence ATGGAAAAAATTAAAGGAAAAAACACGGTAAACTGCGAAATTTGCCTTCACAACAGCAAAACACGCCCGATGTATAAACACGAAGGAAAAAACATCTGCATTGAATGCTTAAACGCTCTAAAATTTCCAAGAAACTTCGAAGAAATGAAAAACGAAGTAATGGAATATTTAGATGAACTCAGAATTAGAAATAATAAATACAACTGTATTTTGGGATTTTCTGGCGGAAAAGATAGCGTTGTTGCGTTGTATTTGCTCGTAAAAGAACTTAGGATCCGCCCTTTGTGCGTAACTGTTGATAACGGTTATCTGGCAGAAGAAGCGCTTACAAACTGTAAAAACATTGCAAAGTATTTTGGAGTAGACTGGCTTGTAATAAACAAGGATTTTACGAAATTCTTCAAAGAAACCATTTCCAAAGGCGAATCTCCATGCAGAGTATGTTCTGACATGAACATGCACGAAATCTGGCAGTTTGCAAGACAGACGAATATCGACACAATTGTGACGGGACACGAACTTCCATTCGGTACAACTGCAATACGGGAGATGAAAAAAGGAATAAATATGTTAAGGCTACTCGTTGCATATAAATTAACAGAAGAAGATAGATATAACATATTAAAAGAAATCCCTTGGGAAAAACCCGATCTCGGCGGATACACTACAAACTGTTTAGTTCTTGCTCCTGCACTTGTTGAATTTAAGAAAAAGCATGGATTTAATTTTGAATACGATAGAGTTTCTGCAATGATTAGATACGGCCTCATGACACGTGAAGAAGCAGAAGAAGCATTAAAATGCCCGGAAGTTTCTGATGAAATATATGAAGAGCTTAAAAAAAGAGGGCTCGATTTTAAAAATTTAAAAGAATGA
- a CDS encoding adenine phosphoribosyltransferase has translation MDLRKKIRIVEDFPIEGISFKDVTPILKDPKAMKHTTKEITKYLEDKNVDVIVGPEARGFLFGIPVAHELDIGFVPVRKPGKLPYKTFSVDYALEYGADSLEIHSDGIEKGQNVAIVDDLLATGGTVLGVSKLVEKLGGHVSALNFVIELTELKGRDKLKGYGIQSLVKYDL, from the coding sequence ATGGATTTAAGAAAAAAGATAAGAATTGTAGAAGATTTTCCAATCGAAGGAATAAGCTTTAAAGATGTAACTCCAATTTTAAAAGACCCAAAAGCAATGAAACATACGACAAAAGAGATTACAAAATACCTCGAAGATAAAAATGTCGATGTTATAGTTGGCCCTGAAGCACGCGGTTTTTTATTTGGCATTCCTGTTGCACATGAACTTGATATCGGGTTTGTTCCAGTTAGAAAACCGGGAAAATTGCCGTACAAAACTTTTTCAGTTGATTATGCACTTGAATACGGGGCAGACAGCCTTGAAATTCACAGCGACGGAATTGAAAAAGGCCAGAACGTTGCAATAGTTGACGACCTTCTTGCAACCGGCGGAACTGTTTTGGGAGTTTCCAAACTCGTGGAAAAACTGGGCGGACACGTTTCCGCACTTAACTTTGTAATTGAACTCACAGAACTAAAAGGAAGGGATAAATTAAAAGGATACGGCATACAGTCGCTTGTTAAATATGATTTATAA
- a CDS encoding peptidase U32 family protein, translated as MVELLAPARDLSGLITAFNNGADSVYCGLKEMSMRATAKNFERNELIEGINLAHDANKRVYLCTNTVVYEEDILNLNEILEFAKSAEVDAVIVNDIGAMVTAKDLGLEVHVSVQNNITNSKTAEFFSKFAKRVVLSRELTLTQIKQIKENLKVNKVDLELEGFIHGALCTAMSGRCYLSSYLFNRNANCGDCLQPCRRSWKLVNEHADGTHELICEGKYLLSPKDLCMIEHIPEMLEVFDCFKIEGRAKNVDYVMRTTKTYREAIDSVIDGTYEEKLPLFKKELDKIYNRGYDIGFYFRDLTCNTDLQYEFEGNISPYKKIEVGKVVNYFKKVGVAEITLIDDLNVGDRVLIIGPTTGCVEEKIESMQVEGENIKTVKKGQNVGIKLENLVRENDKVYILKED; from the coding sequence ATGGTTGAATTATTGGCCCCTGCAAGAGATTTATCGGGCTTGATTACTGCATTCAATAACGGTGCAGATTCAGTATACTGCGGACTAAAAGAAATGAGTATGCGTGCAACCGCTAAAAATTTCGAGAGAAACGAACTAATCGAAGGCATTAACCTTGCACACGATGCAAATAAGCGAGTATATCTCTGCACAAACACGGTAGTTTACGAAGAGGATATTTTAAATTTAAATGAAATACTCGAATTTGCTAAATCCGCTGAAGTAGATGCTGTAATTGTAAATGATATTGGAGCAATGGTTACTGCAAAAGATCTCGGACTTGAAGTTCACGTGAGCGTTCAAAACAACATTACAAATTCAAAAACTGCTGAATTCTTTTCAAAATTTGCAAAAAGAGTTGTTTTATCAAGAGAACTTACCCTAACTCAGATTAAACAGATTAAAGAAAATTTAAAAGTAAATAAAGTTGATTTAGAACTTGAAGGATTTATTCACGGGGCACTATGCACCGCAATGAGTGGAAGGTGCTATTTAAGTTCATATTTATTTAATAGAAATGCGAACTGTGGAGACTGTTTACAGCCATGCAGGAGATCGTGGAAATTAGTAAATGAACACGCTGACGGAACTCATGAGCTAATCTGCGAAGGAAAATATCTTCTTTCGCCAAAAGACCTCTGCATGATTGAACATATCCCCGAAATGCTTGAAGTTTTTGACTGCTTTAAAATTGAAGGGCGTGCTAAAAACGTAGATTACGTGATGCGTACGACAAAAACTTACAGGGAAGCTATTGATTCGGTAATTGATGGGACTTACGAAGAAAAACTCCCATTATTCAAAAAAGAACTCGATAAAATCTACAATCGAGGATATGATATAGGATTTTATTTCAGAGATCTTACTTGTAATACAGATTTGCAATACGAATTTGAAGGAAATATATCTCCTTACAAAAAAATTGAAGTTGGAAAGGTTGTAAATTACTTTAAAAAAGTAGGTGTTGCTGAAATCACCCTTATTGATGATTTAAACGTGGGAGATCGTGTTTTGATAATTGGGCCGACTACAGGATGCGTTGAAGAAAAAATTGAATCAATGCAGGTCGAAGGCGAAAACATTAAAACTGTCAAAAAAGGCCAAAATGTTGGAATCAAACTTGAAAATTTAGTAAGGGAAAATGACAAAGTTTACATTTTAAAAGAGGATTAA
- a CDS encoding radical SAM protein, translated as MKEDKMSKFAHITSVHPCYNEKLHHKIGRVHLPVAPKCNIACRFCKRCIGEESACENRPGVSHHIMKPAEVENYLNDLLEKSPNIKVAGIAGPGDSLFNEETFETLEILQEKFPDLVRCLSTNGLLLPKYAERLAELGVKTVTVTVNAVDPKIQAQIVDWIYYEGKVYRGEEGAEILIKNQIEGVKKLAEFDVAVKINTVLIPEINMNHIVEIAKTFEKDAFVHNVIPLIPMYKMENLKKPTCDEISNVRDTAEEYLHQFRACQQCRADAVGLVTEHKHLEEKGKKLNIYDLKHFSH; from the coding sequence ATGAAAGAAGATAAGATGTCCAAATTTGCACATATTACGAGCGTACACCCTTGCTACAACGAAAAACTCCACCACAAAATTGGTAGAGTCCACTTACCTGTTGCACCAAAATGTAATATTGCGTGCAGATTCTGTAAAAGATGTATTGGAGAGGAATCAGCCTGTGAAAATAGACCTGGTGTTTCACACCATATCATGAAACCCGCAGAAGTTGAAAATTACTTAAATGACCTGTTGGAAAAAAGTCCAAATATTAAAGTTGCAGGAATTGCAGGACCTGGAGACAGCCTGTTCAATGAAGAAACTTTCGAAACCTTAGAAATATTACAAGAAAAATTCCCAGATCTAGTTAGATGCCTTTCAACAAACGGGCTTTTGCTTCCAAAATATGCTGAAAGGTTAGCAGAACTTGGAGTAAAAACCGTAACCGTTACAGTAAATGCAGTAGATCCAAAAATTCAAGCACAGATTGTTGACTGGATATACTACGAAGGAAAAGTTTACCGTGGAGAAGAAGGTGCTGAAATATTGATCAAAAACCAGATTGAAGGAGTTAAAAAACTAGCAGAATTCGATGTTGCAGTTAAAATTAACACAGTATTGATTCCTGAAATAAACATGAATCATATTGTAGAAATTGCAAAAACTTTCGAAAAAGATGCATTCGTTCATAACGTAATTCCTTTGATTCCAATGTATAAAATGGAAAACTTGAAAAAACCAACCTGTGATGAAATAAGCAATGTAAGAGATACTGCAGAAGAATATCTCCACCAGTTCAGAGCATGCCAACAGTGTAGGGCTGATGCAGTGGGACTTGTAACTGAACACAAACACCTTGAAGAAAAAGGTAAAAAGTTGAATATTTACGATTTAAAACACTTCTCACACTAA
- a CDS encoding ACT domain-containing protein yields the protein MENVVITVVGVDKPGIVAAVTKILSEHSANIVDIRQTIMEDLFTMIMLVDISKLDSDLSELNVALEKLGAEIGVKINVQHENIFKYMHRI from the coding sequence ATGGAAAATGTAGTAATTACCGTTGTTGGTGTGGATAAACCAGGTATTGTTGCAGCAGTTACAAAAATTCTCTCAGAACACAGCGCAAATATTGTAGATATCAGACAGACAATCATGGAAGACCTGTTCACCATGATTATGCTCGTAGATATCTCAAAATTAGACTCAGATCTTTCAGAATTAAATGTTGCTCTTGAAAAGCTAGGGGCAGAAATTGGAGTTAAAATAAACGTGCAACACGAAAACATCTTCAAATACATGCACAGAATTTAA
- a CDS encoding methanogenesis marker 17 protein, which translates to MAYIDVECNDEAGKAIYERIIQTSLEDLVLGKSIIKTKMICRQDIPYFIIGILPKSTSKLIRLRDIATINESKKSNGKTITKLNIDDETYAPELLAKINVMDQPSRFEIVTDSELDLDMVIHDAKDDFVDRVLDFMNRVFPEGMRVRKTIRDKTVVMVASEKPIEEEWMDEAVKLQEELKNFK; encoded by the coding sequence ATGGCTTATATCGATGTTGAATGCAATGACGAAGCTGGAAAAGCAATTTACGAAAGAATTATTCAAACGTCTCTCGAAGACCTCGTTTTGGGAAAATCTATCATAAAGACAAAAATGATCTGCAGGCAGGATATTCCTTATTTTATAATTGGAATTTTGCCAAAATCAACTTCAAAACTGATAAGATTAAGGGATATTGCAACAATTAATGAATCAAAGAAATCGAACGGAAAAACTATAACTAAATTAAATATTGATGACGAAACTTACGCGCCTGAGCTTTTAGCAAAAATAAATGTTATGGACCAGCCTTCAAGATTTGAAATTGTTACTGATTCGGAACTTGATTTAGATATGGTAATTCACGATGCAAAGGACGATTTTGTTGATAGGGTTCTTGATTTTATGAACCGTGTTTTTCCAGAGGGAATGCGGGTTAGAAAAACAATTCGAGACAAAACCGTAGTGATGGTTGCATCAGAAAAGCCTATCGAAGAAGAATGGATGGACGAAGCAGTAAAACTTCAAGAAGAACTTAAAAACTTCAAATAA
- a CDS encoding MoaD/ThiS family protein: MKVFIKNAGELSEIELPENAKLKDFIEKMGIKDNLVVRNGEILSETDDLSENDTLRLVPIVSGG; encoded by the coding sequence TTGAAAGTTTTTATAAAGAATGCTGGAGAATTGTCCGAAATTGAACTGCCGGAAAATGCAAAGCTAAAAGATTTCATTGAAAAAATGGGCATAAAAGACAATCTTGTTGTTAGAAATGGCGAAATTCTTTCTGAAACAGATGATCTTTCTGAAAACGACACTTTGAGGTTAGTTCCAATTGTTTCAGGTGGCTAA